DNA sequence from the Thunnus maccoyii chromosome 7, fThuMac1.1, whole genome shotgun sequence genome:
ACATACCACCTCACTGGAGGCCACTGGCCCTTTGGGGAGGTGCCCTGCAGATTGGCAggctttttgttttatgtcaacATGTATGCCAGCCTGTACTTTCTGGCCTGTGTGGCAGGGGACCGTTACCTGGCTGTGGTTCATGCTGTGAGGTCGCTGAAGGTTCGCCGTGCTCGTTATGCTCACATCATCAGCTTCTCTCTTTGGGCCCTGGTTACCATCTCCATGGCGCCACTACTAGTCACCCACCAGACTGCAGAAGTGGACGGCATGACAGTGTGTTTGCAGCTGTACAGAGAGAAAGCCTCACGCAATGCACTGATCTCACTTGCCGTGGCCTTCACCCCACCTTTCCTGGCCACCCTGTCCTGTTACCTGCTCATCATTCACAGCCTGCATGGGGGCTCCAGGTTAGAGCCAGCCCTCAAGCTGAGAGCCCTGCGCACCATTGGTCTGGTCATGCTTATCTATGTAGTGTGTTTCCTGCCTTATCATGTGAGCAGGGCCACCTTCATCCTGGGCTACAACCACCCTGACATCTCCTGCCAGACACGCAGAGGCCTGAGCTTGGCTAACCGCCTCACCTCCTCCCTCACA
Encoded proteins:
- the gpr17 gene encoding uracil nucleotide/cysteinyl leukotriene receptor → MESAKTELPSLLSNQSLQSCVAVETTTENMLFGCFYILVFFLALNGNSLALWIFSHQRGASSPANVFLIHLAVADLSYVIILPLRATYHLTGGHWPFGEVPCRLAGFLFYVNMYASLYFLACVAGDRYLAVVHAVRSLKVRRARYAHIISFSLWALVTISMAPLLVTHQTAEVDGMTVCLQLYREKASRNALISLAVAFTPPFLATLSCYLLIIHSLHGGSRLEPALKLRALRTIGLVMLIYVVCFLPYHVSRATFILGYNHPDISCQTRRGLSLANRLTSSLTCLNGAMDPLIYLFGAEKFRGTLMRLFCKDKAVASGATSAELKGTHESSVSAKSEF